In Luteitalea sp. TBR-22, one genomic interval encodes:
- a CDS encoding acyltransferase family protein yields the protein MNANTVPRPATSVATPTRLRALDVFRGVTIFAMMLVNKQGAHDGGYAPLQHVPWHGATPTDWIFPFFLFMVGVALPFSIARRRQQGATNAELMRHAVSRAAILFVLGIFDKNFPFLTQTLDTFRIPGVLQRIAFCYLAGTALVLYTSRRTQALVASSLLVGYWGLLAFVPVPGLGVVPMTREFASQNWGAWLDQLTMGRHLGYGGHTWDANGLLSSLPSIVTLQAGIVAAWALEGGLTRAALSRLVWLGVAGVAAGWVWGGFQPLIGLAILGEPSVQGAWVFPINKMIWTSSYVLYTAGLAWLSLAACLWVLDRRPTPEAPAWARPFVYLGTNAITAYLVSGVASKLLHLWKVAGADGTSMSAWDWAQHHVFAPLIPSVPLASLVHSIAFALIWVAMCAWMYRRRIFVKL from the coding sequence ATGAACGCCAACACCGTCCCGCGCCCCGCCACGTCCGTCGCCACGCCGACGCGCCTCCGCGCGCTCGACGTGTTCCGCGGCGTGACCATCTTCGCGATGATGCTGGTCAACAAGCAGGGCGCCCACGATGGCGGCTACGCGCCGCTGCAACACGTGCCCTGGCACGGCGCGACGCCCACCGACTGGATCTTCCCGTTCTTCCTGTTCATGGTCGGCGTGGCGCTGCCCTTCTCCATCGCGCGACGACGGCAACAGGGCGCGACCAACGCCGAGCTGATGAGGCATGCGGTGTCGCGGGCAGCCATCCTGTTCGTGCTGGGCATCTTCGACAAGAACTTCCCCTTCCTCACGCAGACGCTCGACACGTTCCGCATCCCGGGCGTGCTGCAGCGCATCGCGTTCTGCTACCTCGCGGGCACCGCGCTCGTGCTCTACACCTCGCGGCGCACGCAGGCGCTCGTGGCCTCGTCGCTGCTGGTCGGCTACTGGGGGCTGCTCGCCTTCGTGCCGGTACCCGGCCTGGGTGTGGTGCCGATGACGCGCGAGTTCGCGTCGCAGAACTGGGGCGCGTGGCTCGACCAACTGACGATGGGACGTCACCTCGGCTACGGTGGCCACACCTGGGACGCCAACGGCCTCCTCTCGTCGCTGCCCTCCATCGTCACGCTGCAGGCCGGGATCGTGGCCGCATGGGCGCTCGAGGGCGGCCTGACGAGGGCAGCCCTGTCGCGGCTCGTGTGGCTCGGCGTCGCCGGCGTGGCGGCCGGCTGGGTGTGGGGTGGGTTCCAGCCGCTGATCGGCCTGGCCATCCTGGGCGAGCCGTCGGTGCAGGGCGCATGGGTCTTCCCGATCAACAAGATGATCTGGACGAGCAGCTACGTGCTCTACACCGCGGGCCTGGCGTGGCTGTCGCTGGCCGCCTGCCTGTGGGTGCTCGACAGGCGTCCCACCCCGGAGGCGCCGGCCTGGGCGCGGCCGTTCGTCTACCTCGGTACCAATGCGATCACCGCCTACCTGGTGTCGGGCGTCGCCTCCAAGCTCCTGCACCTGTGGAAGGTCGCCGGCGCCGACGGCACCAGCATGTCGGCCTGGGACTGGGCGCAGCACCACGTGTTCGCCCCGCTCATCCCGAGCGTGCCGCTCGCGTCGCTCGTGCACTCGATCGCCTTCGCGCTGATCTGGGTGGCGATGTGCGCGTGGATGTACCGCCGGCGGATCTTCGTCAAGCTCTGA
- a CDS encoding EAL domain-containing protein, translating into MPPSLPAAPSSILAFTAVPHIGSAIRKLALDAGLTVDVQPHGLIALTVPDDAWRPFLAAVEASTSVTERQSVRFAVADPSVTDAMAVAQLVFSARTAEEWCAGATSQWVRDAIVESRLFSQYQPIVDVRTGQPYGFESLLRARLEDGTVVTARSIIDGARRLDLLFQLDQHARLCAVRGAVNGLGTRRLFVNFLPTVIYNPEHCLATTMAALKQSGLRPDQVVFEVVESEQIVDRAHLVRILDYYRGHGFGVALDDVGAGYSSLNLLSELKPDLVKLDMELVQAAPGDALRTGILEAFVQFTERFGIGLIAEGVEDAETVERLRACGITLMQGYHFGRPGELAPQARDAAASAA; encoded by the coding sequence GTGCCCCCGTCCCTCCCTGCCGCCCCGTCGAGCATCCTGGCCTTCACGGCCGTGCCGCACATCGGCAGCGCCATCCGCAAGCTCGCCCTCGATGCCGGCCTCACGGTCGATGTCCAGCCACATGGGCTGATCGCGCTCACCGTCCCGGATGACGCCTGGCGCCCGTTCCTCGCGGCGGTCGAGGCATCCACGTCGGTCACGGAACGACAGTCGGTGCGCTTCGCGGTCGCCGATCCGTCGGTCACCGATGCGATGGCCGTCGCGCAGCTCGTGTTCAGCGCCCGCACCGCCGAAGAGTGGTGCGCCGGCGCGACCTCGCAATGGGTGCGTGACGCCATCGTCGAGTCGCGGCTCTTCTCGCAGTACCAGCCCATCGTCGACGTCCGCACCGGTCAGCCCTACGGCTTCGAGTCGCTCCTGCGAGCCAGGCTCGAGGACGGCACGGTGGTGACCGCGCGCAGCATCATCGACGGCGCGCGTCGACTCGACCTCCTCTTCCAGCTCGATCAGCACGCCCGCCTGTGCGCGGTGCGCGGGGCGGTGAACGGCCTCGGCACGCGCCGTCTCTTCGTCAACTTCCTGCCCACCGTGATCTACAACCCGGAGCACTGCCTGGCGACGACCATGGCGGCGCTGAAGCAGAGCGGGTTGCGGCCCGATCAGGTCGTGTTCGAGGTCGTCGAGAGCGAGCAGATCGTCGACCGTGCCCACCTCGTGCGCATCCTCGACTACTACCGCGGTCACGGCTTCGGGGTGGCGCTCGACGATGTGGGCGCCGGCTACTCGTCGCTGAACCTCTTGTCGGAACTGAAGCCCGACCTGGTGAAGCTCGACATGGAGTTGGTGCAGGCCGCCCCCGGGGACGCCCTGCGCACCGGCATCCTCGAGGCGTTCGTGCAGTTCACGGAGCGGTTCGGGATCGGCCTCATCGCCGAGGGCGTCGAGGACGCCGAGACCGTCGAACGCCTGCGCGCGTGCGGGATCACGCTGATGCAGGGCTACCACTTCGGTCGGCCGGGGGAACTCGCCCCCCAGGCTCGCGACGCGGCCGCCTCGGCCGCCTGA
- a CDS encoding acetyl ornithine aminotransferase family protein, with protein MSTLPQVPTFRTPLPGPNAQAIIARDSQVVSPSYTRGYPFVIARGEGAMVEDVDGNVFLDLAAGIAVNSTGHSHPEVVAAIVEQSQRYLHMSGTDFYYEPQVRLAEVLADAVPMPGPSRSFFGNSGAEANEAAIKLARYRTKRPFLIAFIGSFHGRTMGALSLTASKSVQRRGFGATTAPGVFHAPYADCYRCPVRLTPDTCQAECLEYLEDKVLVHLVSPDEVAGLVVEPIQGEGGYIVPPPQFHQRLRALTERHGILLIVDEVQAGMGRTGKMFAIEHFGVQPDIITMAKGIASGLPLGVATARAGVMEWTPGAHASTFGGNPVSCAAALATIRLLQDQLIANAADVGAFLLDGLRALQQKHALIGDVRGKGLMIGIELVTDRATKARATAERDRIVDEAFARGLLILGAGRNTLRLSPPLVLTRAQAQVALDILDASIGAVAGG; from the coding sequence ATGAGCACGCTGCCCCAGGTCCCGACCTTCAGGACGCCCCTGCCAGGCCCCAACGCGCAGGCGATCATCGCCCGCGACAGCCAGGTGGTGTCGCCCTCGTACACGCGCGGCTATCCGTTCGTGATCGCGCGCGGCGAGGGCGCGATGGTCGAGGACGTGGACGGCAACGTGTTCCTCGACCTGGCGGCCGGCATCGCCGTCAACTCGACGGGGCACTCCCACCCGGAGGTCGTGGCGGCGATCGTGGAGCAGTCGCAGCGCTACCTCCACATGTCGGGCACCGACTTCTACTACGAGCCGCAGGTGCGGCTGGCGGAGGTCCTGGCCGACGCCGTGCCGATGCCGGGGCCGAGCCGGTCGTTCTTCGGCAACTCGGGCGCGGAGGCCAACGAGGCGGCCATCAAGCTGGCGCGCTACCGCACGAAGCGCCCGTTCCTCATCGCGTTCATCGGCTCGTTCCACGGCCGCACCATGGGCGCGCTGTCGCTGACCGCGAGCAAGAGCGTGCAGCGCAGGGGATTCGGCGCCACCACCGCTCCCGGCGTGTTCCACGCGCCCTACGCCGACTGCTACCGGTGCCCGGTGCGCCTGACCCCCGACACCTGCCAGGCCGAGTGCCTCGAGTACCTCGAGGACAAGGTGCTCGTGCACCTGGTGTCGCCCGACGAAGTGGCCGGACTCGTGGTCGAGCCGATCCAGGGCGAGGGCGGCTACATCGTGCCGCCGCCGCAGTTCCACCAGCGGCTCCGGGCGCTCACCGAGCGCCACGGCATCCTGCTGATCGTCGATGAAGTGCAGGCCGGCATGGGCCGGACCGGGAAGATGTTCGCGATCGAGCACTTCGGCGTGCAGCCCGACATCATCACGATGGCCAAGGGGATCGCGTCGGGACTGCCGCTCGGCGTTGCGACCGCGAGGGCCGGCGTGATGGAGTGGACGCCGGGGGCCCATGCGAGCACGTTCGGTGGCAACCCCGTGTCGTGCGCCGCCGCGCTGGCGACGATCCGGCTGCTGCAGGATCAGCTCATCGCCAACGCGGCCGACGTCGGCGCGTTCCTGCTCGACGGCCTGCGTGCCCTGCAGCAGAAGCACGCGCTCATCGGCGACGTGCGTGGCAAGGGGCTGATGATCGGCATCGAGCTGGTCACCGACCGGGCGACCAAGGCACGCGCGACGGCCGAGCGCGATCGGATCGTCGACGAGGCGTTCGCCCGCGGGCTGCTGATCCTCGGCGCTGGCCGCAACACCTTGCGCCTGTCGCCGCCCCTCGTGCTGACCCGCGCGCAGGCGCAGGTGGCGCTCGACATCCTCGACGCGTCGATCGGCGCCGTCGCCGGCGGCTGA
- the cysS gene encoding cysteine--tRNA ligase: MRLYNTLSRQEEDFAPQRDGTVRMYSCGLTVYARGHIGNFRSFVAVDLLRRTLRHVAGYQVHHVTNFTDVDDKTIIESQKAGVPLREYTTRFIDAFREDAAALGLESPEDTPRATDPENLQAMAEMIAALEQRGHTYRSEGSIYFKIATLPQYGQLARLDHAGILAGARVDSDKYEKEDARDFVLWKATRPDEPTWDCGVGPGRPGWHIECSAMALRLLGPAPIDIHCGGVDLIFPHHENEIAQAEGATGQPFSRFWYHVEHLLMDDGEKMSKSLGNVFTVRDILDQGYRASALRYLLISVHYRKQLRFSWATLQQAEEAVKRLMDCVGRLGRVAGGAGTEGWEARLEAAHADFRDKLLSDVNVPGALGAVFELLREANAAIDAGTLSRGQAEATLGFFEACDRVLGVLALRRAEDAAPPIPQEELDALIAARVAARRMRNFAEADRIRAELDGRGVVLEDGPTGTIWKRK; encoded by the coding sequence ATGCGCCTCTACAACACGCTGTCCCGCCAGGAAGAAGACTTCGCCCCGCAGCGTGACGGCACCGTCCGCATGTACTCGTGCGGGCTGACCGTCTACGCGCGCGGGCACATCGGCAACTTCCGGTCCTTCGTGGCGGTGGACCTGCTCCGGCGCACGCTGCGGCACGTCGCCGGCTACCAGGTGCACCACGTCACCAACTTCACCGACGTCGACGACAAGACCATCATCGAGTCGCAGAAGGCGGGCGTGCCGCTGCGCGAGTACACGACGCGCTTCATCGACGCCTTCCGCGAGGACGCCGCCGCGCTCGGGCTGGAATCGCCCGAGGACACCCCGCGGGCCACCGACCCGGAGAACCTGCAGGCGATGGCCGAGATGATTGCGGCCCTCGAGCAGCGTGGGCACACCTACCGGAGCGAGGGCTCGATCTACTTCAAGATCGCGACGCTGCCGCAGTACGGGCAACTGGCGCGCCTCGACCATGCCGGCATCCTCGCCGGCGCACGGGTCGACAGCGACAAGTACGAGAAGGAAGACGCGCGCGACTTCGTCCTGTGGAAGGCGACCCGCCCCGACGAGCCGACGTGGGACTGCGGCGTCGGGCCCGGACGCCCGGGGTGGCACATCGAGTGCTCGGCGATGGCGCTGCGGCTGCTCGGTCCGGCGCCGATCGACATCCACTGCGGCGGCGTCGACCTGATCTTCCCGCATCACGAGAACGAGATCGCGCAGGCCGAGGGGGCCACCGGGCAGCCGTTCTCGCGGTTCTGGTACCACGTCGAGCACCTGTTGATGGACGACGGCGAGAAGATGTCCAAGTCGCTGGGCAACGTCTTCACGGTCCGCGACATCCTCGACCAGGGCTACCGCGCGTCGGCCTTGCGCTACCTGCTCATCTCGGTGCACTACCGCAAGCAGCTGCGGTTCTCGTGGGCGACGCTGCAGCAGGCCGAAGAGGCCGTCAAGCGACTGATGGACTGCGTCGGCCGGCTCGGGCGCGTCGCTGGCGGCGCCGGCACCGAGGGCTGGGAGGCCCGGCTCGAGGCGGCGCACGCCGATTTCCGCGACAAGCTGCTGTCGGACGTCAATGTCCCTGGCGCGCTCGGCGCGGTGTTCGAGTTGCTGCGCGAGGCCAACGCCGCCATCGACGCCGGCACGCTGTCGCGGGGGCAGGCCGAGGCGACGCTCGGGTTCTTCGAGGCGTGTGACCGCGTGCTCGGCGTGCTGGCCCTGCGGCGGGCCGAGGACGCCGCCCCGCCGATCCCGCAGGAGGAACTCGACGCCCTCATCGCGGCGCGGGTGGCGGCGCGGCGCATGCGCAACTTCGCGGAAGCCGACCGCATCCGCGCGGAGCTCGACGGGCGCGGCGTCGTGCTCGAGGACGGTCCCACCGGCACCATCTGGAAACGCAAATGA
- a CDS encoding bifunctional riboflavin kinase/FAD synthetase: MTDVRHGTRLRVEVIRFPEDAPRPGRWPYPVVALGNFDGLHRGHQKILDRVTRQARERHGTPLVMTFDPHPPRVLRPDKAPPLLMTTPQRIEALARAGIEGVALVRFDHELSRLDPDTFVRRVLVDWLGVSEVWVGGNFLFGRDRTGNFSLLRDLGQLYGFRAEKIDPVRYKDFVVSSTRVRRLITEGKVDEAGALLGHHYFIDGTVVPGAARGRQIGFPTANLATENELLPPHGVYATTLTVDDRIHAAVTNIGVRPTFEAQGQVSVETHLLDVNPDLYGARVRLAFVQRLRGEQAFPGVEALVRQIGDDVAAARSVFERFSL; encoded by the coding sequence ATGACGGACGTACGACACGGCACGCGCCTCCGCGTGGAGGTCATCCGGTTCCCCGAGGACGCGCCTCGTCCGGGGCGGTGGCCGTATCCGGTCGTCGCGCTCGGCAATTTCGACGGCCTCCACCGTGGTCACCAGAAGATTCTCGATCGGGTCACCCGGCAGGCGCGCGAGCGGCACGGCACCCCGCTGGTGATGACCTTCGACCCGCACCCGCCGCGGGTGCTCCGGCCCGACAAGGCCCCGCCGCTGCTGATGACCACGCCGCAGCGCATCGAGGCCCTGGCGCGGGCCGGCATCGAGGGGGTGGCGCTGGTGCGCTTCGACCACGAGCTGTCGCGGCTGGACCCGGACACCTTCGTCCGCCGTGTGCTGGTGGACTGGCTCGGGGTGTCGGAGGTCTGGGTCGGCGGCAATTTCCTCTTCGGCCGCGATCGCACCGGCAACTTCTCGCTGCTGCGTGACCTGGGGCAGCTCTACGGCTTCCGTGCCGAGAAGATCGATCCGGTCCGCTACAAGGACTTCGTGGTCAGCAGCACGCGCGTCCGCCGCCTGATCACCGAGGGCAAGGTCGACGAGGCCGGGGCGCTGCTCGGGCATCACTACTTCATCGACGGCACCGTCGTGCCCGGCGCGGCGCGGGGGCGGCAGATCGGGTTCCCGACGGCCAACCTCGCGACCGAGAACGAACTGCTGCCGCCGCACGGCGTGTACGCGACGACCCTCACCGTCGACGACCGGATCCACGCCGCGGTGACCAACATCGGCGTCCGCCCGACCTTCGAGGCGCAGGGGCAGGTCAGCGTCGAGACGCACCTGCTCGACGTCAACCCGGACCTGTATGGCGCCCGCGTGCGGCTCGCGTTCGTGCAACGCCTGAGGGGGGAGCAGGCCTTCCCCGGGGTGGAGGCGCTGGTGCGACAGATCGGCGACGACGTCGCGGCCGCCCGGTCCGTCTTCGAGCGCTTTTCGCTATAG
- a CDS encoding MBL fold metallo-hydrolase — translation MQVTFLGTGTSQGIPMIGCGCEVCRSPDPADKRFRASIVVTQDDGTRVLVDTTPDLRSQALAWDLTRVDAVVYTHSHADHIFGLDELRRFIALRGGGMMTVHGDAHTIAELRRIFAYAFSSPSELGGGVPRLVPEVVSAPFMVGGTEWVPVPILHGRRTILGYRVGGFAYLTDCSHVPDTSWALLEGLEVLVIGALRERAHPTHFSLPEAIEAARRIGARQTLFTHMCHDLGHAATNARLPAGMALAYDGLSVTLPVTLPAASA, via the coding sequence GTGCAGGTCACCTTTCTCGGGACGGGGACGTCGCAGGGCATCCCGATGATCGGGTGCGGCTGCGAGGTCTGCCGATCGCCCGACCCGGCCGACAAGCGGTTCCGCGCCTCCATCGTCGTGACGCAGGACGACGGGACGCGGGTGCTGGTGGACACGACACCGGACCTGCGCAGCCAGGCGCTGGCGTGGGACCTGACCCGCGTGGACGCGGTCGTCTACACGCACAGTCACGCCGATCACATCTTCGGCCTCGACGAGCTGCGCCGCTTCATCGCGCTGCGGGGCGGCGGCATGATGACCGTGCACGGCGACGCGCACACCATCGCCGAATTGAGGCGGATCTTCGCGTACGCGTTCAGTTCCCCGTCCGAGCTCGGCGGTGGCGTGCCGCGGTTGGTGCCGGAAGTCGTGTCGGCGCCCTTCATGGTCGGCGGCACCGAATGGGTGCCGGTGCCGATTCTCCACGGCCGCCGGACGATCCTCGGGTACCGCGTCGGCGGTTTCGCCTACCTCACCGATTGCAGCCACGTGCCCGACACCTCGTGGGCCCTGCTCGAGGGGCTCGAGGTGCTGGTGATCGGCGCGCTGCGGGAGCGGGCGCACCCGACGCACTTCTCGCTGCCGGAGGCGATCGAGGCGGCGCGGCGCATCGGCGCCCGGCAGACGCTGTTCACGCACATGTGCCACGACCTCGGCCATGCGGCGACCAACGCGCGCCTGCCCGCGGGCATGGCGCTGGCGTATGATGGCCTGTCGGTGACCCTGCCCGTGACCCTTCCCGCGGCGTCAGCATGA
- a CDS encoding DUF1844 domain-containing protein, whose product MTQPTDPSLTFVSYISGLVLAASVYLGDQPDPMTGMKAVNLTSAGHAIDVLTMLEEKTRGNLTDDERRLLEGALYELRMKYVEATKKGPSRIVTP is encoded by the coding sequence ATGACCCAGCCGACGGACCCGTCCCTGACGTTCGTGAGCTACATCTCGGGGCTGGTGCTGGCGGCGTCGGTCTACCTCGGCGACCAGCCCGACCCGATGACCGGGATGAAGGCCGTGAACCTCACGTCGGCCGGCCACGCCATCGACGTCCTGACCATGCTCGAGGAGAAGACGCGCGGCAACCTGACAGACGACGAGCGTCGGCTGCTCGAGGGCGCGCTCTACGAGCTCCGCATGAAGTACGTGGAGGCCACCAAGAAGGGGCCCTCCCGCATCGTCACGCCGTAA
- the mazG gene encoding nucleoside triphosphate pyrophosphohydrolase, translating to MTPSPPPGAGAAFARLVEIMARLRGPDGCPWDREQTLRSLARYVLEEAAEVVDAIEREDADGLREEVGDLLFEGVFLAQVSQDTGGFDVEAALETVCAKLIRRHPHVFPSTRPAESPATPQDPLRTSASLTPGQVVTQWDDIKAQEKAERGHAPAHLLDGIPLAEPALARARTICSRVAKVGFDWPNAEAVLDKLDEETREVRAAMASGDRDAVEDEIGDMLFVIANLARKLDVDAETALRRANLKFSRRFREVETRLAEAGLSLAQATLDQMEAEWQATKRAEAARGPGSPPPSPSS from the coding sequence TTGACGCCTTCGCCTCCTCCCGGAGCCGGCGCGGCCTTCGCGCGGCTCGTCGAAATCATGGCCCGCCTGCGCGGGCCCGACGGCTGCCCGTGGGACCGCGAACAGACGCTGCGCAGCCTCGCGCGCTACGTGCTCGAGGAGGCCGCCGAGGTGGTCGACGCCATCGAGCGGGAGGACGCCGACGGCCTGCGCGAGGAGGTCGGCGACCTGCTGTTCGAGGGCGTGTTCCTGGCGCAGGTCAGCCAGGACACCGGCGGCTTCGACGTCGAGGCGGCGCTCGAGACGGTGTGCGCCAAGTTGATCCGCCGGCACCCGCACGTGTTTCCTTCGACTCGTCCTGCGGAGTCGCCAGCGACTCCGCAGGACCCGCTCAGGACGAGCGCCTCACTCACGCCCGGGCAGGTGGTCACCCAGTGGGACGACATCAAGGCGCAGGAGAAGGCCGAGCGCGGGCATGCGCCGGCACACCTGCTCGACGGCATCCCCCTGGCCGAACCGGCCCTCGCACGGGCGCGGACCATCTGCAGCCGCGTGGCGAAGGTCGGCTTCGACTGGCCGAACGCCGAGGCGGTCCTCGACAAGCTCGATGAGGAGACGCGCGAGGTCCGCGCCGCGATGGCCTCGGGCGATCGCGACGCCGTGGAGGACGAGATCGGCGACATGCTGTTCGTGATCGCCAACCTCGCCCGCAAGCTCGACGTCGACGCCGAGACTGCCCTGCGCCGCGCCAACCTCAAGTTCAGCCGCCGCTTCCGGGAGGTGGAGACACGCCTCGCGGAGGCGGGCCTGTCGCTCGCACAGGCGACGCTGGACCAGATGGAGGCCGAATGGCAGGCCACCAAGCGTGCCGAGGCGGCCCGGGGCCCAGGCTCCCCTCCCCCTTCGCCATCGTCCTGA